From Candidatus Binataceae bacterium, one genomic window encodes:
- a CDS encoding ABATE domain-containing protein, which yields MNRTAKPAGGTLLVTPRRDLCLDFANTLSYRGGDPQESIHDFGELVRWCASNALLTADGCERALRWWEQHSEQAAAVFADAIAMREASYGIFFALAARRTPEPRAVAAMNRALAAAPPRRVLVRGNRGFGWQIDRVGFSAPALLAPVLWSAGDLMVNSDTMRLRHCSNDQCLWLFLDDSKNGSRRWCSMRACGNRAKAHRHYLRTRTA from the coding sequence ATGAACCGAACTGCGAAACCCGCGGGCGGGACCCTGCTCGTCACACCAAGGCGCGACCTCTGCCTCGACTTCGCCAACACCTTAAGCTACCGCGGCGGCGACCCGCAGGAGTCGATCCACGACTTCGGCGAGCTGGTTCGCTGGTGTGCCAGCAACGCGCTGCTCACCGCAGACGGATGCGAGCGTGCGTTGCGCTGGTGGGAGCAACACTCCGAGCAAGCGGCCGCCGTCTTTGCGGACGCGATCGCGATGCGCGAGGCGAGCTATGGGATCTTCTTCGCGCTCGCGGCGCGCAGAACCCCGGAGCCGCGCGCCGTCGCCGCAATGAACCGCGCGCTCGCCGCGGCCCCCCCTCGCCGGGTGCTGGTGCGCGGCAATAGGGGCTTCGGCTGGCAGATCGATCGAGTCGGGTTTTCCGCTCCCGCCCTGCTCGCCCCGGTACTGTGGTCGGCCGGAGACCTGATGGTCAATTCCGACACCATGCGTTTGCGTCATTGCTCGAACGACCAATGCTTGTGGCTATTCCTCGACGACAGCAAGAATGGCAGCCGCCGTTGGTGTTCGATGCGGGCCTGCGGCAATCGAGCAAAGGCTCATCGGCATTATTTGCGCACCCGGACCGCCTGA
- a CDS encoding DHA2 family efflux MFS transporter permease subunit encodes MAAAQPAAIAHEAHELSAAKKWIIALSVMLGTVLEVLDSSIVNVSLPHMQGSFSASVDEIAWVVTSYLVAAGIMIPMTGWIAERFGRKRYFIVSITMFVAASALCGVAQSLNQIVLFRLAQGAAGAAMMPLSQAILMETFPPREQAMAMAIWGIGMMVAPIMGPTVGGWITDAWTWRWNFYINVPIGTLAAFMVMRFVEDPDYMRQRRRGKIDYVGILCLVVMLGLGEIVLDRGERADWFQSAWVVWYTFAALSALFVLIYHEPRTSDPIIDLSILQDSRFFLPVSLVIFLTFTLYGTAILNPVFLQELLGYTASKAGLVMAPRGIGTMLSMVLLGFIARRGLDYRPLIGVGFFLVAFAMWSMAGLNLQSDTFRIIWPTVLQGAGTGLVFPGLSAAALSSMEKFKMQRAASLYSVTRNLGAAIGTSYLTTLLIRRQQVRQSYLVEHVSVFTLPHLRMPGARGVDLAQQFAMGQRHGMAMIYGLVQRQAMMLSFNDIYRMLTVLMLLMVPTFLFLQRDMRNVRVHAE; translated from the coding sequence ATGGCTGCTGCACAACCGGCTGCGATTGCGCACGAGGCGCACGAGCTTTCCGCCGCGAAAAAATGGATTATCGCGCTTTCGGTAATGCTCGGGACCGTGCTCGAGGTCCTCGACAGTTCCATCGTCAACGTCTCGCTGCCTCACATGCAGGGCAGCTTTTCCGCCAGCGTTGATGAGATCGCGTGGGTAGTCACCAGCTACCTGGTCGCCGCCGGGATCATGATCCCGATGACCGGCTGGATCGCCGAGCGGTTCGGCCGCAAGCGCTATTTCATCGTCTCGATCACGATGTTCGTGGCCGCGTCTGCGCTCTGCGGCGTAGCGCAATCGCTCAATCAGATCGTGCTCTTCCGCCTTGCCCAAGGTGCGGCCGGTGCCGCGATGATGCCGCTCTCGCAGGCCATCCTGATGGAGACCTTTCCCCCGCGCGAGCAGGCGATGGCGATGGCTATCTGGGGCATCGGAATGATGGTCGCGCCGATTATGGGGCCTACCGTCGGCGGATGGATCACCGACGCGTGGACCTGGCGCTGGAACTTCTACATAAACGTGCCGATCGGAACGCTGGCCGCCTTCATGGTGATGCGGTTCGTCGAAGACCCCGACTACATGCGCCAGCGCCGCCGCGGCAAGATCGACTACGTCGGCATCCTGTGCCTGGTTGTCATGCTCGGTCTCGGCGAGATCGTACTCGACCGCGGTGAGCGCGCCGACTGGTTCCAGAGCGCGTGGGTGGTCTGGTACACGTTTGCCGCGCTGAGCGCGCTGTTCGTGCTTATCTACCATGAGCCGCGCACCTCGGACCCGATCATCGACTTGAGTATTCTCCAGGATTCGCGCTTCTTCCTGCCGGTTTCGCTGGTCATCTTTCTCACCTTCACCCTGTACGGCACCGCGATTTTGAATCCGGTGTTTTTGCAGGAGCTGCTTGGGTACACGGCGTCGAAAGCGGGCCTGGTGATGGCGCCGCGCGGAATCGGCACCATGCTTTCGATGGTTCTCCTGGGTTTCATCGCGCGGCGCGGCCTCGACTATCGTCCGCTCATCGGGGTGGGTTTCTTTCTGGTTGCGTTCGCGATGTGGTCGATGGCGGGTCTCAACCTGCAATCCGACACCTTCCGCATCATCTGGCCGACCGTGCTGCAGGGCGCTGGCACCGGACTTGTGTTTCCGGGTCTCTCGGCGGCCGCGCTCAGCTCGATGGAAAAATTCAAGATGCAGCGCGCCGCGAGTCTCTATTCGGTCACCCGCAACCTGGGCGCTGCTATCGGAACCTCGTATCTGACCACGCTGCTGATTCGTCGCCAGCAGGTGCGCCAAAGCTACCTGGTGGAACATGTGTCGGTCTTCACTCTCCCGCATCTGCGAATGCCGGGAGCACGCGGAGTCGACCTGGCGCAACAGTTCGCCATGGGCCAGCGCCATGGGATGGCAATGATCTACGGGCTGGTGCAGCGCCAGGCGATGATGCTCTCGTTTAATGATATCTACCGGATGCTAACCGTGCTGATGTTGCTGATGGTCCCGACCTTTTTGTTCCTGCAGCGCGACATGCGCAACGTGCGGGTACATGCGGAATAG
- a CDS encoding GFA family protein encodes MTGKTKNLTGGCACGNIRYKLGNDPLIVHACHCRDCQRITGGAFVINIWIEKQFVKTSSKAAPKSFRLAGGTGQAHDVYFCERCGTYLWSDYQGAPNDAYFVRAGTLDKPQSVTPDVHIFTRSKVPWLQLPKDAPAFKTFYPFPKIWSAESKARLVRKAR; translated from the coding sequence ATGACCGGCAAAACCAAGAATCTGACCGGCGGATGCGCGTGCGGAAATATCCGCTACAAGCTCGGCAACGATCCGCTGATCGTCCACGCCTGTCACTGCCGCGACTGCCAACGCATCACCGGCGGCGCGTTCGTTATCAACATCTGGATCGAAAAGCAGTTCGTCAAAACCAGCAGCAAGGCGGCACCCAAGTCATTTCGCCTGGCCGGCGGCACCGGGCAGGCGCACGACGTCTATTTCTGCGAGCGCTGCGGCACCTACCTCTGGAGCGATTACCAGGGCGCCCCCAATGACGCGTACTTCGTGCGTGCCGGCACCCTCGATAAGCCACAGTCAGTGACGCCCGACGTGCACATTTTCACCAGAAGCAAAGTGCCCTGGCTGCAACTGCCGAAGGACGCGCCAGCCTTCAAAACGTTCTACCCGTTTCCAAAGATCTGGTCGGCGGAAAGCAAAGCGCGCCTGGTCCGGAAAGCCCGGTAG
- a CDS encoding VOC family protein, translating to MLSHVSIGVKDVAKARGFYDAALKPLGYKCLVEGGEYAGYGAQTPELWLLAAKQPVAPNEASGLHFCLDANSRSAVDSFHAAALKSGGRDNGKPGVRADYGENYYAAFVVDHDGYRLEAYTSAK from the coding sequence ATGCTCAGTCACGTATCGATCGGAGTGAAGGATGTCGCCAAGGCGCGCGGCTTCTACGATGCGGCTCTCAAGCCGCTTGGCTACAAGTGCCTGGTCGAAGGCGGCGAGTACGCCGGCTATGGCGCCCAGACGCCGGAGTTGTGGCTTTTGGCGGCAAAGCAGCCGGTGGCGCCCAACGAAGCCTCCGGGCTCCATTTCTGCTTGGACGCTAACAGCCGCTCCGCGGTCGACAGCTTCCACGCAGCCGCGCTCAAGAGCGGCGGGCGCGACAACGGCAAGCCGGGCGTGCGCGCCGACTACGGCGAAAACTACTACGCCGCGTTCGTGGTAGACCACGACGGGTACCGCCTCGAAGCCTACACCAGCGCAAAGTAA